CTACGTCGCCACCGACATGGTCTGGCAGGGCGCGCGGAGCATCGCGGCCCGGACCGGCCGCACCGTCGAGCAGGCCGTGCAGGCCATGGCCGCGATGAATCCCGGCGGCCGGCTGATCGAGCCGGCCGAGGTCGCGGCGGTCGCGGTGAGGCTCGTGCACGACGACACGAGCAATGGCGCGACGATCATCCTCGACGGCACGGAGGAATCCTCATGACCGAGCGGACCCGCCCCGTCAATCCGCCCGCGCTCGCCAAGGCGGTCGGCTTCTCTCACGGCGTGGAGGCCACCGGCGGTCGCCTGCTCTTCATCGCCGGCCAGGTGGCCCGCGATGGCGCTGGCAACGTCGTGGGCAAGGGCGACCTGGTCGCCCAGTTCCGCCAGGTGTGCGAGAACCTCCGCACCGTGGTCGCGGCGGCCGGCGGCCAGCTCGCCGACGTCGTGAAGCTGACGATCTACGTGCTCGACGTCGACGCCTACAAGGCCAGCCTCAAGCCCCTGGGCGCCGTGTACCGCGAGTACTTCGGCCGCCACTTCCCGGCCATGACGCTGGTCGGCGCCCGCGACCTCTTCGATGCTGCCGACGGATGCCTGATCGAGATCGAGGGGATGGCGGTGCTGCCCTGAGCTCGGTCCGGGCCGAGCGGCGGCGCATCCGGCACGCGTTGCCCGACGTCCGCTGGCCCACACGTGAGGAGGCGACGGGCGCGCTGTGGTTCTCCCCCGCCCGCATCGGCGGGCTGGCGGTGGCCGAGCGCACGTGGGTCCCGGCCATGGTGCCGTGGCGGGCCACGGAGGACGGGGTCGTCACTCCCGAAGTTCTCGAGTGGTACGCGCGCTTCGCCGAGGGTCAGCCCGGCGCGCTCGTGGTCGAGGCCACCGGCATCCGTGACATCCCGAGCGGTCCCCTGCTGCGCATCGGCGACGACCGCTTCATCCCCGGGCTCTCCACGCTCGTCGACGTCGTTCGCCGGAAGAGCGAGGGACGCACGCGGCTCTTCATCCAGATCATCGACTTCCTCGCCGTCAAGCGGCGGCCGGAGCCCGCGACGTTTTTCGATCGTTACCTGGCGATCACGCCGGAGCTCCGGCGGCGGCTGGCGACGGCGCTCGGCGCCGACCGCTGGCGCGAGGCCCCCGAGGCCGACGTGCGAGCTCGGCTCGCGGGCGCCGAGCGGGCCCTGCTGGAAGCGGTCTTGACGAGCCGGGAGCTGGAGGCGCTCGACTACGGCTAT
This genomic window from Candidatus Methylomirabilota bacterium contains:
- a CDS encoding RidA family protein, which codes for MTERTRPVNPPALAKAVGFSHGVEATGGRLLFIAGQVARDGAGNVVGKGDLVAQFRQVCENLRTVVAAAGGQLADVVKLTIYVLDVDAYKASLKPLGAVYREYFGRHFPAMTLVGARDLFDAADGCLIEIEGMAVLP